The Pyxidicoccus sp. MSG2 DNA segment GCTCCGTGTGCAGGCGGATGCCGCCGAGCAGGCCCCCGAAGGCGCCGACGAAGCCGCGCATCTCCCGCGTGAAGCCCGCGCCGAACACGCCGTCCAGCACGCGGCCCACCATCGCCTGCGCGCCCTTCCACAGCCGGGCGCCGCGCGCCGACTCCTCGGGGCCGAAGAGGGACACGATTCGCTCGTCGAGGAAGCGCGACAGGCGCCCGGGGGCGTCGAGGAAGTCCAGCGCGTGCCGGCTCGGGGGCGTGTCGAGGACGATGAGCTCGTAGGCGTCATCGTGGAGGAAGCCGTCGAGCGCCTCGGTGGCGGCGTATTCCTGCACGCCTGCGACCAGCTCGGAGAGGAAGCGGTAGATGCGGTGCTCGATGATGGCGCGCGCTGCTTCGGGCGAGGGCGCGAGGCGGTGAATCATCCGCTCGAAGACGACGCCCGGCACCAGCATCCACACGTCCAGCCGGCCCGGTCCCGGAGCGCCGTCCGCGAAGAGGCGCTCGGTGGTGACGGTGGTGGGCTCGGTGCCACTCTCGGGCAGGCCCATGGCCTCGGCGAGGCGGCGCGCGGGGTCGATGGTGAGCACCAGCACGCGGCGCCCGGCGCGCGCGGCGGCGACTCCGAGGGCGGCGGCCGTGGTGGTCTTCCCCACGCCCCCCGCGCCGCACAGCACCAGCACGCGCTTGTCGCGGAGCAGTGCGTGC contains these protein-coding regions:
- a CDS encoding ArsA family ATPase → MSALNMHALLRDKRVLVLCGAGGVGKTTTAAALGVAAARAGRRVLVLTIDPARRLAEAMGLPESGTEPTTVTTERLFADGAPGPGRLDVWMLVPGVVFERMIHRLAPSPEAARAIIEHRIYRFLSELVAGVQEYAATEALDGFLHDDAYELIVLDTPPSRHALDFLDAPGRLSRFLDERIVSLFGPEESARGARLWKGAQAMVGRVLDGVFGAGFTREMRGFVGAFGGLLGGIRLHTERLRARLASPEAAFLLVTSPESAALREAAFFRDTLVERGLPFAGYVLNRSWAQDDALAHPEALLEHVGDDVHAEHGVAALSRLAATEHARAESHRTLLARLTAQLPTGAIAVAAPDAGAELEEFSGLVRLGDALAVG